The genomic region ACTAATAAAATCGGTTTTACATTCCTTATATCCAACACTAAAACTTCTAAACTAGTTGTCTCAGAATTCTGATTGCTCAGAAAGTAATAACAGTCTATTTACATTTACAAGATATAACGGTAGCATCATAAAACTTCAAAAAGCACCAAAACTTTTCTTCACAAAATGTAACAAACTCCACTGCATAAGGTTTGTGGTGAAATACACAACTTAAATGCAAATATATTGAATGAACCATCCTTATGTCATTAATATCAGAATTGTTGTCACTGGCACAGCCGAATGTGTAAAATGAATGGCATATATATTCAGAGTAGGCATGGAAAAGCAACTCATAATAGACATGAAATACAGCCTTGAGAAACATATTGAACAGAATTACCTCACATTAGACTGGTTCAAACCCCAAACCATCAGAGAtttttttgtttgaaagtttttaaaTTCAAATACAAGGTTTCAAACAAAGGATATCATTTAAGTGTAAGCATGCAATGCATTTTTGACCATGATCAACTTAACCATGCACAAATTATTGTCAAGTctcataaaagaataaaagaaacatCAATCAGTTCCAGAATTGTGGTCAATCTCATTGGTTAGAAAATAATGTAACTGTTTCCAATGCCAAAGAACATCTATTATTCACAAAGTAAGCTTAGGGCGTTTCTAAGGATCTACAACCAGCTAAACAAAATTTATGGGCAACAGAATGTGAAGAAAACCAGAAATCTTACAACTATTCTCATAGGCACCAGTTTCTCCAAAACAAatgatcttaaaaaaaaaaagcagaaaatGGAAACAATTAATGGATTCTGTCCTCTCAAATACTAGAACAAAACAGTATGTTACACATAATTAATCCTCTTCGACCTCAATCAACTTTCCGTGAAACCCATTTTGTCTTCTTATATTTTTCTGTCTGGAAAGGTTTAACTTCGGATTTCTCATCGGTATCATGAATTGAGTATTTGTTACCAGGCAAAAACAATTTCATATTATGTGGTATAGATGATATAATGTCAATTGTGATGTTCCCTGCAGGACTTGAATCAcctttccaattggaattgtcctGTTTATCAATCAAAATAGGGTTTTCCACAATAGAATTTCTGTCTACAGAAAGCATGGCATCTTTTTCACTAACCTTATCGCTTGTTCCCTCAAGTCCACAACCTGAAGAGGAATTAGTAGACCTAGCTACTTCTAGCAAGCCAATTTCAGGGGATGAAATGGGATGGCTGGACTCACATAAGTCATGGTATAAGCTTCTTGATATTTGTTTCTGACTTGCATGCGAGCAGAATGTTTTCACAATTTTTCCTGCTCTTGGACAAAGATGATTGGCAAATTCCATAGTTATCAGCAGTATCAGGCATTACATTATCAGCTACCTCGGATCTGTCCATGAAATGAGTATCTTTATAAGTTGGTTTGCTAAAATCTCTTTCTAACATAAATGAATATGTACTTTTACCAGATTCTGCAATTTCCATTGAATGTATGGCCTCATCAATGAGCCGACGAATTTCCAAAAGAGAATCTTGCACTAAAGTATTAACAGTTGCAGCAGACTCCAAGGCTTTTGCTGCTTCCACTGCTTCTGCGATTAGCAACCTGTTCATCCATACATTAAGTCACATCTCAGAATGATGAATATCTGCAGTCTACTATAAGCTTCCTAAATCTGTCTAGAGCTAGCTTACAAATATTTATGATGTATTGTCTAACCAGCATACTGGATGCCCGTTTAGCCATATTCAATAATTAAAGGAAATTAAAAAATATCGAGTtctaattttctttattaaataatTATGGTCAAATGGGCATCCAGTAAGATGGATAGACATTGCCATACAATGCATAGAAAGCACATATATTTTATTGACAGACAAGGTGTTCAAAAAGAAAAGTGAAATTTTCTAGACATACATCGCTCGCCCCTTAGCTAATCTTTTTTCTAGTTCTTGGGCCGCTCGATCTGCTCGAATTCTCTTTATTGTCTGTAATTTGGTATCCAAATGTGGGTCTTTATATGGCTGTAGGTGTCCTGGTCTCCTCAAACGCTTTGACTTCTCCATTCCAGTCATCACATTTTTCTGGTATTTACGGAAATGGAGAAAGAAAACAGGTATTTCAAAATACAGAGATAAACAAGCAGTTTGATGCAGTTTAGTTCCTACAGATAAGAATGAGAAAACTGGAGATGCATGCAAATGCTTCTTTAAGATTTCAATAATGCCGTTACAGGATTTTTCCATTTATATTTGATTACCCGCTGTAATTTGGTATCTGGTCGTGGGACTTTATATGGCCGTCGGTGTCCTGGTCTCCTCAAACGCTTTGATTTCTCCGTTCCAGTCATCACATTTTTCTGGTATTTACAGAAATGGAGAAAGAAAACAGGTATTTCAAAATACAGAGATAAACAAGCAGTTTGATGCAGTTTAGTTCCTACAGATGAGAATGAGAAAACTAGAGATGCATGCAAATGCTTCTTTAAGATTTCAACAATGCACTTTAACAGGATTTTTCCATTTGTATTTGATTACCCGCGACCACTCTTGGTGTATAGCTTCTCTCAAAATATAACAACTATCCCACTGTAACTCATCTTCACCATCACCTCCCCTCCTTGCTGATTCTGCAATGCTCTCTTTCCACTCAACCATACATATTTGCTGCAACACTGATCTCTTCCGACGCACTTCCCATGCTCTACTCTGAATTGCACTTATTTCTTTTTTTCTCTCCTCACTGCACAAGTAAATCTTTGGTTACTAATGAAGTGGGAATACTGCTAAGTGTTAACAACGGAAAGAGGTGTATCTACTTCCTACGAGAGAAAGATATGATGTCGAAATGGATGAAAAGGTCTCCATCAGTTGTTAAGAATTTACCATGCATAGAATAGTCTGTTGTACTAAAAATATAAAATGGGTACTTGGAAATATTTGAAACAGATGCATCCTAAGCAGGGACAACTAGGGTACTTGGAAATATTTGAAACAGATGCATCCTAAGCAGGGACAACTAGGTAAGGGAACAATATTTGTTACAGATATTTCCAAGTACCCATTTTATACTAAAAATATAAATGGGTACTTGGAAATATTTGAAACAGATGCATCCTAAGCAGGGACAACTAGGTAAGGGAACAATAGAACATTAGGGTAAACTTCTTTGGTAAACAGAGGAAAACAAGGAATTAACATTAAACAATATCAGTAGCAGCACAAGCATTCAGAAATAATAGCTGCACCGAAATTCATATACTGACCCCTGGTATTCAACTCTGATCTTCAAAACATGTCTCTGCCTTAATAATACATGGGGTGTTAACAAACTTCAAATGCTTCAGTCTTCAGCTTACGTCTCTTGGTGTCTACAAAGATATTGGGAGACTAGAGGTTTTAAACTGCCCTATATACTATATGGATTTTTGCCTCTTGAGCCAACAACTGATCAAAAGGAATTAAAATAACTCAAGCAAAATAGGCTATATTTTGGCAGCAAACTTATTATCAAAGCCCATAACTGGTACCAATAAGGAGATAAAAAATAAGAAGGTTTATATGTTAGGATGTCGGTCTACATGAAACGAAATGGGAGAGAGTTGCTCCATGTTACTAGCTTGTGCTTATATACTGCAGTGTTCCTGATCTGCATTTGCAATTTCTTACAACTCACAAAAATACATGAAATATTCTATAGTTGTCAACTTTCACAAAAAAACATTTTAAGAAGCATTCGGATCAGTTAAAAATTGGTAATTGTTAGTAATATTCTTCTATTGCAGATGCTTTGTTGTACTGTAGTTTTCCGTAGTTAGGGCATACTTTCAATTTTTGTACACTTCATTTCAATACTAAAAAAGACCTTCAAGTTTATCCAATAATTACACGGTACAGCTTAAGTACAGCACTTCCATACAGTTATGGCTGAGAGCAGTATCTATTTTGAACATCTCCAGGTAATCGAATAGACCTGTCTCCCAGAACATTATGGAGGCTCATAATATTTTGTGCTTGATCTTGTATGAGACCTTTTTAATTCATCTCATTTCTGGCATCTTGTGAGCTTTTGCTTTGTGTAACTGTACTTCAATAATAGTATGCATTTTGTCTGTATTGTTAAATGTTTATAGAGCATTCTAATTCATTAATTTTCATTTAATTCATCTTGCAATATTTTAATTTAACACAAatatttgcatttttatttttctgTAACCCATTATTGTATTTCTTCAAAAGTCCGCATTTCCTTACAACTACGCAAAACCTCTTGGAAACAGTATCAGAAATACAGAAACTCCTGCAAGTAGTATTGGAAATTTCCCCACATCTGATTTCCAGCAATGGAAATCTCCACAAACTCTGAGAACAGCATACTGCTGCAAATATCTCTAGATATTTTGAAAATGTCTCCTGATGTTTCCGGAAATTTCCATATGCTCTTTGCAATTCCTATAATTCCAAGATGGGGAAGCATTCCAGCAATTCAAAAAGATGGATCTGTCTAACTacaaattgattttataattcGAAGTACAATCCCAACAGATAAACAAGTCAGTAAAGCATCCTCCAGATTATCCTTTTTAAGGACGGCCTGTACACTAAGCCAGGCCCCTATAGCCATATTAATCACTAACTATTACAATGTATATTAATATTCTGATGTTTGACCATCATTTGTAAGTTGTCTCGGTTATTATAATTCAGGGCATAATAAAATACTATGAGCATAAGATAACTTAGAAAATGGTCTGAAAGTCACATTTCTAGAGGCCTATTGAGCATCAGGACACATGACCGATGCTCAATGGAACTGAAGCACGTAAGACAAAACTAATAGGCTACTCTAAGATACCTAGAGAGAGAGTTCAACAAAGCTTAAGATACTGAAAGGAAATGGTGCTACTACTTACCTTTCTGATGCTGCTCGGGCATACCCTGCTCGTGACATCTTCAGCCTGGTCTGCAAGTTCAAGCATGAATTCAACACAAGAATCTACAGTCACCTTCATGTTTGATTCTGTGTGCATTTAAAACTAGGCCATGAGGAGATATTGTTCAATTTCCAAACATAACTCCCACTTCTTACATGACATCACCTTGGGGTTTTGCAGAGCTTGCTTGGTCCTTTCCGAAATGAGTGCAAGCATCTCTGCCAATAAGAAAACTCGGAAATGAAAAATACAGTTGTATTGGATGGCATAAATTCCAATTAGAGTCTTGTACACTGTTTCTAATACAGCCAAAATGAGAATAAAATATGCCTTCAGTTATTTTGATAAAATACAAAATGTATACCTTCAACATCAGCCTGGATTAAGACCAACTCTGTTTTTTAAGACAACTTACGAATACACTAAACTAGGTTGTGTAAATCCCATTCAAGCAATAGCAGGCACTTTAACTGTTAGAAAGAAGAACCCAAGAATCTTAGCTGACCAAGAAGAGAGGAAAGAGAAATGAAGCTCTCCTTAGGAGGGGCTACACCAAATTAAATCTTGAAAGTGTGTCAAGAGGCAATCTAAGATTAGCAAGAGGAGGTTGGTGCTTTGGAGTGCAGAAGCAGAGCTCCTTTTTGGCAGTTGTCTCTTCCTCAGCATAAAATTGAAAAATGTGGCTGAGTGGAAATCTCTTGTAGCTGATATGGTGGCggcatgtaatgtccccatttgggattCACCTTGATTTAATCCTAAAACAATAATTCTAACTTAAAGTGAGAATTGTACtgcatttataaatataatttcattaattctgaaGACATTTTTCTATAATATTTAATTCATAATGCTAAGAACAATTTTGGAAGATAGACTTATCTTGATAACTTCCCCTGATTTGTACATGGGAGATATACTATGACTGAAACAATGATGTCTGCAGAACTCAAAGTGTTGCTCTTGAATTTGGTTATGGTTCCTCACACAAGATGATAGACTTTGATGACGTTGGTCTTTAATTAATACTTCACACCATTTTATTTATTTGCTTCATTGATTCATATTTATTCTCCTTGAATGGCCTGCCTTTCTATGTTTATATCTGCTTCAAGGCACTTAATAAATATGCTAAACTATGCTTCATAAATCTGCTATGATCCTCATCTTCTTAAATACTAGTAATCAGAATGATTAGTAAATAACTTTCTCTGTAGTGCTTATTCAAGAGTTCTTTCTGATTTTacaatttaatataataatattgttaTTGATCTGATcaaaccttatatatatatatgtataaaccaAATAGTATTccctataatataaattattaacatTACCATTTTCTAAAACATTAATAATTAGACCACCTAGTAACAGtaatggcagacagatctgacacgcGTCAGATCTGGTCTGACACTGTATATGAGATGAAGTATGACTGTCATTGTATTGTTGCCTATATTAACATTATTATTAAATACTACTACTAAATCCAGTATAAAAATATTATCAGGTTGTTTATGTTAAGCACATCCCCGTGCATACGGCCAAGAACCAAGATGTTACCATAATAGTTCTGATCGGAACTGGACAAACCTCCTCAAATAATATTCTTTTTATTATTCCAGATTTGCTATCTCCCTCTTCCTCGTTTCATCTATCCATTTCTTTTTTCCTTTCCTTAAGTGTCAAACACTTATTGTTTGTAAGAAGTTTTTAATCCGATCTAATATATTTGTGATCCTATATGAACCGATGGAATTATAGTAATCTGCAACATGAATATCGTTCTTTTTCCCGATATCCCCTCCTCAACGAATTCTGGAAAAGTATTCTTATATCGATGTGTTTAGAATGGGGAGTCATATTGGACGAGACATGTCTCATCCCCTTTGATGATCGCCACTCTCTATAACAGCTTCTAATCAGAACGCACCCCTTCAATAATCATAGCATTTTCTTATATTAATTCTGAAATATTGTTTAGTCTCTTTATCGGTAAGGTGATTGCACATGTATCAGTGAATTACTTTAAGTCGACACTTCTTTGATGAGAATGACTTTccttcaataaataaattaaataactaattaataTATTAAGTAAATAATCAAATTATcatatttgtttataatttatgtaatattaaatattacaagaatataaataaaataaatatttaataatttc from Cryptomeria japonica chromosome 3, Sugi_1.0, whole genome shotgun sequence harbors:
- the LOC131050155 gene encoding uncharacterized protein LOC131050155 isoform X2, which translates into the protein MLQTGAMPIIPPCADVTRGKKNKLCFQWKKASNIRPYSFAAAQTALTFEEKNIGGDVQDNWWPGYSEDEKEIDPKEAQRRMKISKSNMGKPPWNKGKKHSPEMLALISERTKQALQNPKTRLKMSRAGYARAASESEERKKEISAIQSRAWEVRRKRSVLQQICMVEWKESIAESARRGGDGEDELQWDSCYILREAIHQEWSRKNVMTGTEKSKRLRRPGHRRPYKVPRPDTKLQRKNVMTGMEKSKRLRRPGHLQPYKDPHLDTKLQTIKRIRADRAAQELEKRLAKGRAMLLIAEAVEAAKALESAATVNTLVQDSLLEIRRLIDEAIHSMEIAESDPR
- the LOC131050155 gene encoding uncharacterized protein LOC131050155 isoform X1 codes for the protein MLQTGAMPIIPPCADVTRGKKNKLCFQWKKASNIRPYSFAAAQTALTFEEKNIGGDVQDNWWPGYSEDEKEIDPKEAQRRMKISKSNMGKPPWNKGKKHSPEMLALISERTKQALQNPKTRLKMSRAGYARAASESEERKKEISAIQSRAWEVRRKRSVLQQICMVEWKESIAESARRGGDGEDELQWDSCYILREAIHQEWSRKNVMTGTEKSKRLRRPGHRRPYKVPRPDTKLQRKNVMTGMEKSKRLRRPGHLQPYKDPHLDTKLQTIKRIRADRAAQELEKRLAKGRAMLLIAEAVEAAKALESAATVNTLVQDSLLEIRRLIDEAIHSMEIAESGKSTYSFMLERDFSKPTYKDTHFMDRSEVADNVMPDTADNYGICQSSLSKSRKNCENILLACKSETNIKKLIP